One bacterium genomic window, CCACTCGGAAACGTTGACGCGACCGGCGAAGATATTGGGATCATAGGAGGGAGCGCTGGCCAAAGCCAAGATGCCGCCCGTACGGACGTCCATGGCAGCGATAGCACCGATCTTGCCGACCAGCAGCGACTCGGCCAATGCCTGCAGTTCCAGATCGAGAGTCAGCCACAATTCCCGTCCGGGAATCGGTTCCACGCGGCGGAGTCTCTCAACGGCTCCGACCTCTTGCCCGTGAGCGTTGACCACCGATACCCGGCGGCCGTTGCGTCCGCGGAGCTCGGCGTCATGGAGACGCTCCAGACCGCGTTTTCCCACGAGGTCTCCCATCTCGAGACCGGGCCAACGGGACAACTCCTCTTTGGAGATCTCGCTTACATAGCCGATGGCATGGGGAGCGAGCCGATCCGGGTAGGCTCGCTTCTGTTCCATTTCAAGGAATGCTCCGGGAATGAGATCGCGCAATTCCTCGAATTTGGAGAGTTCTTCAAAGGACAGATCGCGTTTGATTCGAACGGGAGCGAAGGTTCCCCGATTGGGACGTAGCTCTTGCGGGAGGAAACCCTCGGTGAAACCGAGAATCTGCTCCAGCAGTTCCATGCTCCGTTTGTCCCTCCAGAGTTCGCGTGGCACTCCGTAGCATGAGTAGGCGGGACGATTGGTCACCAAGAGGCGATTATGCCGGTCGCGCATCGCTCCGCGGGGAGCGGGAATCTCGATAATCCGGAAGCGATTGCTGTCGGCCTTTTCGCGATATTCCTCGGAGTGAAGAACTTGCAGATGAAACAGACGAAAGCCCAGCATCGCGAAGAGCAGCGTTCCGATGATTCGAAAGGCCCACAAGCGGACGGCGTCGGTTCCGAGACGGGGGCTCACGCGGGGCGCACCTTATGGAACGGCGAGACGTACCAGAGCAGTCCCAGAACCGTAGTGTAGGCCGCCGAGGGCAAACCGGTCGCCAAGTAGGCCGGCAGGAAACTGCATCCGGCAGCGCGGGCCAGCAGATAGTGGGAGAAGGCCTGATCGGCCACGGCGGCTATCGCAAGATAGATTCCCCACGGCCACCACAATCGAATCCAGGTTTCGTCCCACAGTTTTCCGCACAGGAAGCCGATCGCGCAATAGGTCAGCGCGGAGGCTCCCAACGGCAATGCGCCGAGCACGTCTTGGCCGAGTCCGACGGCCAATCCGAACAAGGTGCCTTCGATCGGGCCACGCAGAAGGCCGACGTATACGATGAGCGGCAGCGTGAGCGACGGCCGGATCGAGCCCAACGTGAGCAAGCCGCCCAGAGATACATCGAGGATGAGGAGCACGAATCCGATCACGACAAGTCCGAAGCGACTCACGGCACCGGCTCCTTCTGAATCACTCCATCACCGCTCGCGGGCCGTTCGTCTCGGGGGGCAATGACGAACACCTCTTCGAGGGTTTTAAAGCGCACGAACGGTTTCATGAAGCACCAGCCAGCGGCCGGATCGGACGGCGGTTCCACGCGAGTGATAACGCCAACTCGGATGTTTTTCGGAAATACGGCACCGGCTCCGGTCGTCAGAACCACGTCCCCTCGGCGAACATCTTCTCCCGTCGAAAGACCGACAATGGTCCACTGCCCCGGCGCAACCCAGCGAAGAATTCCGGCGACACGTGAGCGCTCGATCAGGACCGACACGCCGTAGGCATTGCCCACGATGGTCTGAACGAGAGCCGAATGGTCACCGACCTCGATCACCTTTCCCACGAGACCCTGAGGCGTAAGTACCGCTGAGTTGACCTGCACACCGGAGGCGCGTCCCACGTCAATGAGCAGGCGTCCGCCGATGCTGGCGCCGGGATGTCCGGTTACCTCCGCGCTCACCAGCGGGAGCGGGAATCGCTCG contains:
- a CDS encoding rod shape-determining protein MreC, coding for MILLAAVGLSLTLLFIGKEPSVAGFKRDAGTFLALAAKPVVLVLRTFDLWHENTILRERAVRLAEENADLRDAALENRRLRDMLGFRERFPLPLVSAEVTGHPGASIGGRLLIDVGRASGVQVNSAVLTPQGLVGKVIEVGDHSALVQTIVGNAYGVSVLIERSRVAGILRWVAPGQWTIVGLSTGEDVRRGDVVLTTGAGAVFPKNIRVGVITRVEPPSDPAAGWCFMKPFVRFKTLEEVFVIAPRDERPASGDGVIQKEPVP